Proteins from a genomic interval of Diospyros lotus cultivar Yz01 chromosome 6, ASM1463336v1, whole genome shotgun sequence:
- the LOC127803041 gene encoding transcription factor MYB16, with translation MGRTPCCDKVGLKRGPWTPEEDKKLLAYIELHGHGSWRALPAKAGLQRCGKSCRLRWTNYLRPDIKRGKFSLQEEQTIIQLHALLGNRWSAIATHLPKRTDNEIKNYWNTHLKKRLANMGIDPVTHKPKNDALLSIDGHSKNAANLTHMAQWESARLEAEARLVRQSKLLRSNSLPHKLTSPAPAPAVPASASPPPCLDMLKAWSDSIAGLGGDLESPTSTLSYSDNAPPSTAFVEFVPSSGSCDGGVLEKEEQFPTHFPEFKNGMEDTLSFPSGLQDWTVSAVDDRWTPEPFRSGGHEITHVNGGSFMEKFTDQLVSNSSGGRSGGDSDYYEDNKNYWNSILNLVNSSPPDSPML, from the exons ATGGGACGTACTCCATGCTGTGACAAGGTGGGCTTGAAGAGAGGACCATGGACACCTGAAGAAGACAAGAAGCTCTTGGCCTACATTGAACTACACGGGCATGGAAGCTGGCGCGCGTTGCCTGCTAAAGCCG gtCTCCAGAGGTGTGGGAAGAGCTGCAGGCTAAGGTGGACGAATTATCTGCGACCCGATATCAAGAGGGGGAAGTTCAGTTTACAGGAAGAACAAACCATCATCCAGCTTCATGCTCTCTTAGGAAACAg GTGGTCGGCCATTGCAACTCACTTGCCAAAGAGAACGGACAATGAGATCAAAAACTACTGGAATACGCATCTCAAGAAGCGGCTGGCCAACATGGGAATCGATCCGGTCACCCACAAGCCCAAGAACGATGCCCTCTTGTCCATCGACGGTCACTCCAAGAACGCCGCCAATCTCACCCACATGGCCCAGTGGGAGAGCGCCCGCCTCGAAGCCGAGGCCAGGCTCGTCCGACAATCCAAGCTCTTGCGTTCCAATTCTCTCCCCCACAAGCTCACCTCCCCGGCTCCTGCTCCGGCTGTGCCAGCCTCTGCGTCGCCGCCGCCGTGTCTTGACATGCTGAAAGCTTGGAGCGATTCCATCGCCGGGCTGGGCGGCGACCTGGAGTCTCCGACCTCGACGCTTAGCTACTCTGATAATGCGCCGCCTTCGACGGCGTTTGTTGAGTTTGTGCCCAGTTCAGGGTCCTGCGACGGTGGAGTGCTCGAGAAAGAAGAGCAGTTTCCGACCCATTTCCCGGAATTCAAGAACGGAATGGAGGACACCCTGTCGTTCCCGTCGGGGCTTCAAGATTGGACTGTTTCTGCCGTGGACGACAGGTGGACGCCGGAGCCTTTCAGATCGGGCGGCCATGAGATTACGCATGTTAACGGCGGAAGCTTCATGGAGAAGTTTACCGACCAGCTGGTCAGTAACTCCTCCGGTGGCCGAAGTGGCGGTGACAGTGACTACTATGAAGACAACAAGAATTACTGGAACAGTATTCTTAATTTGGTGAATTCTTCTCCCCCAGATTCACCCATGCTCTAA
- the LOC127803111 gene encoding NAC domain-containing protein 92-like — protein MEVSGLCLDGEKMELPPGFRFHPTDEELITHYLSRKVLDHCFCARAVGEVDLNKVEPWDLPWRAKMGEREWYFFCVRDRKYPTGSRTNRATDAGYWKATGKDKEIHRVKTLVGMKKTLVFYKGRAPKGEKTNWVMHEYRLEGKCSSLYSLPKAAKNDWVICRVFKKGSGGKKTHISGLQPSNLPALMDCSALDDKAGSVATDASQLTCFSGPPEDKNPPENMADNSNNTTPAASSFCSSLFGKASAPASPFSAQFEPSIESFHCPDSNSVQDHTVLRILLQNSESNAQRYSKPVFSPEEDYPMNYGGPVDLDCLWNY, from the exons ATGGAGGTTTCCGGTCTCTGTTTGGATGGGGAGAAAATGGAGCTGCCTCCTGGGTTCCGGTTTCACCCAACAGACGAAGAGCTCATCACTCACTATCTGTCCCGGAAGGTGCTGGATCACTGCTTCTGCGCCAGAGCCGTAGGAGAAGTGGATTTAAACAAGGTGGAACCCTGGGATTTGCCCT GGAGAGCGAAAATGGGGGAAAGAGAGTGGTATTTCTTCTGCGTTAGAGACAGGAAATACCCCACTGGTTCGAGGACGAACAGGGCCACTGATGCTGGCTATTGGAAGGCGACTGGGAAAGATAAGGAGATTCATAGAGTGAAAACTCTGGTtggaatgaagaaaaccttggtTTTCTACAAAGGCAGAGCTCCCAAAGGCGAGAAAACCAACTGGGTGATGCATGAGTATAGGTTGGAGGGCAAGTGCTCTTCCCTCTACAGCCTGCCTAAAGCAGCAAAG AACGATTGGGTCATTTGCAGAGTTTTCAAGAAGGGTTCGGGTGGGAAGAAGACGCATATTTCAGGACTGCAGCCTTCGAACTTGCCGGCCCTGATGGACTGCTCGGCTCTGGATGACAAGGCCGGAAGCGTAGCCACCGACGCCTCTCAGCTGACCTGCTTCTCCGGCCCGCCGGAAGACAAGAATCCGCCGGAAAACATGGCAGACAACTCCAACAACACTACTCCGGCAGCCTCCTCCTTCTGTTCATCGCTCTTCGGAAAAGCTTCTGCTCCAGCCTCGCCCTTTTCCGCTCAATTCGAGCCAAGCATCGAAAGCTTTCATTGCCCCGATTCCAATTCGGTGCAGGATCACACTGTACTGCGAATTTTGCTTCAGAACAGCGAATCAAACGCGCAAAGATACTCGAAACCAGTGTTCTCACCGGAAGAAGACTATCCCATGAACTATGGTGGACCGGTGGACCTCGATTGCCTCTGGAATTACTAA
- the LOC127805038 gene encoding casparian strip membrane protein 1: MQDHLLFNKIIYINTIFTSNIYLYSDNAPINGHIPYHSCSVVQSISAYNPRFPIYLARKLALSLIKKMMKAGPLELGEATAPKTGVNRGVSILDLILRLVAIVCTLASAILMGTTNESLPFFTQFIRFRARYNDLPTLTFFVIANSTVCGYLVLSLGLSIFHIMRNAAQGTRILLIFLDTAMLGLLTGGASAAAAIVYLAHEGSSKVNWLGFCRQFNSFCERISGSLIGSFAGILLLILLILLSAVALSRR, translated from the exons ATGCAAGACCATTTactttttaacaaaattatatatatcaacacaatttttacatcaaatatatatttgtattctGATAACGCCCCTATAAATGGACATATTCCGTACCATTCCTGCAGCGTAGTCCAAAGCATCTCTGCTTATAACCCTAGATTTCCAATATATTTAGCTAGAAAGCTCGCTCTTTCACTGattaagaagatgatgaaggcGGGTCCTCTTGAGCTTGGCGAGGCCACCGCTCCAAAAACTGGGGTGAACAGAGGTGTCTCCATTTTAGACCTCATTTTGAGACTCGTCGCCATTGTTTGCACTTTGGCCAGTGCAATCCTCATGGGAACAACCAACGAATCTCTTCCCTTCTTCACACAGTTCATCCGGTTTAGGGCTAGGTACAATGACCTTCCCACATTAAC GTTTTTCGTGATTGCAAATTCCACTGTTTGTGGCTACCTTGTTCTTTCGCTGGGCCTATCCATCTTCCACATCATGAGGAATGCGGCCCAAGGCACCAGGATTCTCTTAATTTTCTTGGACACG GCAATGCTGGGGCTATTGACGGGCGGAGCGTCGGCAGCTGCGGCCATAGTGTATCTAGCTCACGAAGGGAGCAGCAAGGTGAACTGGCTGGGTTTCTGCCGACAATTCAACTCCTTCTGCGAGCGCATCTCCGGCTCTTTGATTGGCTCCTTCGCCGGAATTCTGCTGCTTATCCTGCTCATCTTGTTGTCCGCTGTTGCACTTTCTCGGCGTTAA
- the LOC127805036 gene encoding pentatricopeptide repeat-containing protein At5g15280, mitochondrial produces MRARSTATTVSLCNRMVPPLSGLLPKKKLHSKQVGSLFPGERQFYAIYLLEPPSSPASSLSSTSASVDLSSINPCGIAKSVSLRCSHLWSKDGGDGPSNLSLKDLLLKLSTISPETTRKFRRVSDLKPENVLEILLGFQFECKQFETEVQKVQSLWGIFKWASDQGRDFEHLPRSFEVMGAMLVRVRLFREVEFLLSTMDSKGIPLDSDEVFSNLIQGYVAAGEAQKAISIYDRARSIGLVPSMSSYRVFLDFLVRNDETQLAFRVYVDMVETGMELGVAERAIFENLIQLLCGNGKVQEARNVVRNAMALGIKPSNTVLDAIAGGYSEKKDYDDLVKFFVETECVPDVVVGNKIIFSLCSSFGTDRARLFLEELENLGFGPDEITFGILIGWSSREGKLKNAFFYLSEMLSRCLKPGVWSYNALISSVFREGMWKHARDIFLEMNDRGVTPNWETFRVLLAGFTGARQLDEVKSLVCKMVELGLVQLSSVEDPLLKAFVLLGLDPLSVKVRRDNGSRLYKAEFFDDLGNGLYLETDLPTYERTMGKVLEDSLIPDFNSFILKDYNQSSRNLMVMVEEMGRWGQELSLTAFSVLVKGLCASSHSMRTVVSLVEKMPKLTNQLDQETLNMLVQALSRKGFSENARIIFRGMLQRGSYINSETYTALITGFCRKRNFEGLLSCWKLAHLDKWLPELKDCNIIMGCLCQQGLLEEALDIFENMLAGYPCSRLNICHDFLEELSSTGFTNTALVLVEELQKKGFVLDYIAYSHLIKGFFMEKMSSKAFTMLDILLENKKMPCLDVTVLSIYHLCRASKFEKAVALKEISLREGSSTSPSVHCALMRGFCKSGMVWEAVNIFQNMSVIGLPPDSETCNMLVQEYCQINNFKKVWELLGIIIRKKFSISISSYRNLVCLLCTRSMVPSALNVKELLLKEINPPYIVIYNILIFYLLRTKNSSFMDELLDEFQGKGLQLDGVTYNFLVHGYSQCKELSHSVHYLTTMMRVEHRPSNRSLRTIISCLCAGEKLGKALELSREMESRGWTHDSVVQNAIAEGLLARGKIQEAVSFLERMEEKVLVPDNINYDNLIKQFCRLGREDKAVDLLNIMLKKGSILSSSSYDYLIQHSCSRHRLEQALDLLTEMMDRNLKPSIMTWNAVLQKVCQNGRVSDAEGLLKVMVQVGETPTREMYYSVIHRYYNEGNLQKASGLLQIMQQHGYEPDFQTHWSLISNLKNSSSNKNSGNNSRPFLSTLLSESGFAQKNYRKVKPH; encoded by the coding sequence ATGAGAGCAAGAAGCACCGCAACCACCGTGTCTCTCTGCAATCGGATGGTCCCCCCGCTCTCCGGTCTCCTCCCAAAGAAGAAGCTCCACAGCAAACAGGTTGGCTCTCTCTTCCCCGGTGAACGCCAATTCTATGCCATTTATCTCTTAGAACCTCCATCGTCTCCGGCTTCATCTTTGTCTTCAACAAGCGCTTCCGTAgatttatcttcaatcaatccTTGTGGTATTGCAAAATCTGTTTCTCTTAGATGTTCACATCTTTGGTCTAAGGACGGTGGCGATGGCCCTTCTAATCTTTCCCTAAAAGACCTTCTTCTGAAGCTTTCCACTATATCTCCGGAAACCACTCGTAAATTCCGGCGAGTTTCGGATTTGAAACCGGAAAATGTCCTTGAAATATTACTCGGTTTTCAGTTTGAGTGTAAGCAATTTGAAACTGAAGTTCAAAAGGTCCAATCTTTGTGGGGGATTTTCAAGTGGGCTAGTGACCAAGGTAGGGATTTTGAGCACCTTCCTCGCTCGTTCGAGGTTATGGGAGCGATGCTCGTCCGAGTTCGCTTATTTAGGGAGGTTGAATTCTTGCTTTCAACAATGGATAGTAAAGGAATTCCGCTGGATAGTGATGAAGTTTTCAGTAATTTAATTCAAGGATATGTAGCGGCTGGTGAAGCACAGAAAGCAATTTCCATTTACGATCGAGCAAGGAGCATAGGTTTAGTCCCGTCAATGTCTTCCTATCgtgtttttcttgattttctggTCAGAAACGATGAAACCCAGTTGGCTTTTCGAGTTTACGTGGACATGGTGGAAACAGGGATGGAACTGGGTGTAGCAGAAAGAGCTATTTTTGAGAATTTGATTCAATTACTATGTGGGAATGGAAAAGTTCAGGAAGCCAGAAATGTTGTTAGGAATGCTATGGCTTTGGGAATTAAACCTAGTAACACAGTGCTTGATGCAATTGCTGGTGGATACAGCGAGAAGAAGGATTATGATGATCTGGTTAAGTTCTTTGTGGAAACAGAGTGTGTTCCTGATGTTGTAGTTGGCAACAAGATAATCTTTTCTTTATGTAGTAGTTTTGGCACGGACAGAGCTAGATTGTTTCTGGAAGAATTGGAGAATCTAGGTTTTGGGCCTGATGAAATAACCTTTGGAATTTTAATAGGTTGGAGCTCCCGTGAAGGTAAATTGAAGAATGCCTTTTTCTATCTGTCAGAAATGTTATCAAGATGCCTTAAGCCAGGCGTGTGGTCCTATAATGCTCTCATTAGTTCTGTCTTCAGGGAGGGTATGTGGAAACATGCTCGGGACATTTTTCTTGAGATGAATGATAGAGGAGTAACACCCAATTGGGAAACTTTCAGAGTTCTTTTAGCAGGATTTACTGGAGCTAGACAGCTTGATGAAGTGAAATCGCTGGTTTGCAAGATGGTTGAACTTGGTTTGGTTCAACTTTCTTCTGTTGAGGATCCCCTGTTGAAAGCCTTTGTGTTGTTGGGGCTTGACCCATTGTCTGTAAAGGTGAGGAGGGACAATGGTTCAAGGCTGTACAAAGCTGAGTTTTTTGATGATCTTGGAAATGGACTATATTTAGAAACGGATTTACCTACATATGAGAGGACCATGGGTAAGGTTCTTGAAGACTCCTTGATTCCTGACTTTAATTCCTTTATATTGAAGGATTACAATCAAAGCAGTCGCAATTTGATGGTGATGGTTGAAGAAATGGGTAGATGGGGGCAAGAGTTGTCATTGACTGCCTTTTCAGTATTAGTGAAAGGGCTTTGTGCATCCAGTCACAGTATGAGAACTGTTGTTAGCCTAGtagagaaaatgccaaaactGACTAATCAGCTCGATCAAGAAACTCTGAATATGCTTGTCCAAGCTCTCAGCAGAAAAGGCTTTTCTGAAAATGCTAGAATAATTTTTAGGGGCATGCTACAAAGGGGATCCTATATCAATTCTGAGACATATACTGCTTTAATAACTGGTTTTTGCAGGAAAAGAAACTTTGAAGGCCTCCTTAGCTGCTGGAAACTTGCACATCTAGACAAATGGTTACCTGAGCTGAAGGATTGTAACATTATTATGGGTTGTCTCTGCCAACAAGGATTGCTTGAGGAAGCATTGGACATCTTTGAGAACATGTTGGCAGGCTACCCTTGCTCAAGATTGAATATTTGTCATGATTTTCTTGAGGAGTTGTCCAGTACAGGGTTCACAAATACTGCACTTGTTTTGGTGGAGGAGCTTCAAAAGAAGGGTTTTGTCTTGGACTACATTGCTTATAGCCATCTTATAAAAGGTTTCTTTATGGAGAAAATGAGTTCAAAAGCCTTCACTATGCTTGATATTTTGCTAGAAAACAAGAAGATGCCCTGCTTGGATGTTACtgttctctcaatttatcatcTGTGTCGGGCTAGTAAATTTGAGAAAGCTGTTGCTCTGAAAGAGATTTCCTTGAGAGAAGGATCTTCCACTTCACCTTCAGTACACTGTGCTTTGATGAGAGGGTTTTGCAAATCAGGGATGGTTTGGGAGGCAGTGAATATCTTCCAAAATATGTCAGTAATAGGGTTACCTCCAGATAGTGAAACTTGCAACATGCTGGTCCAAGAGTATTGccaaattaataacttcaagaaAGTATGGGAGCTACTGGGTATTATTATAAGGAAAAAGTTTAGCATATCAATCTCAAGTTACCGCAATCTAGTTTGCCTTTTGTGCACAAGGAGTATGGTCCCCTCTGCACTGAATGTGAAAGAACTCTTGCTTAAAGAAATCAACCCTCCCTATATTGTGATTTACAACATTCTGATTTTCTATCTATTGAGAACCAAAAACAGTTCATTTATGGACGAGCTTCTAGATGAATTTCAGGGGAAGGGCTTGCAGCTTGATGGAGTCACTTATAATTTTCTTGTGCATGGATATTCTCAGTGCAAAGAGTTATCGCATTCTGTGCATTATCTTACAACTATGATGCGTGTAGAGCATAGACCAAGTAACCGCAGCTTGAGAACCATAATAAGCTGCCTCTGTGCTGGCGAGAAGCTTGGAAAAGCCTTGGAATTGAGTCGAGAAATGGAATCAAGGGGTTGGACTCATGATTCAGTTGTTCAAAATGCTATTGCTGAAGGCCTTCTTGCTCGGGGAAAAATTCAGGAAGCAGTGAGCTTTCTGGAGCGGATGGAAGAAAAAGTTCTAGTTCCAGACAACATCAATTACGACAATCTAATAAAGCAGTTTTGTCGGCTTGGAAGAGAAGACAAGGCCGTTGATCTTTTGAACATAATGCTGAAGAAAGGTTCCATTCTAAGTTCTTCCAGTTATGATTACCTGATCCAACATTCCTGTTCACGGCATAGGTTGGAGCAAGCTCTAGATTTGTTGACTGAAATGATGGACAGAAACCTGAAGCCAAGCATTATGACATGGAATGCGGTTCTCCAGAAGGTCTGCCAGAATGGACGAGTTAGCGACGCAGAAGGGCTATTGAAAGTTATGGTTCAGGTGGGTGAAACGCCAACCAGGGAGATGTATTACTCTGTTATTCATCGGTACTATAATGAGGGCAATCTTCAGAAGGCATCGGGTCTCTTGCAGATAATGCAGCAACATGGCTACGAACCAGACTTTCAGACTCACTGGTCTCTCATAAGCAACTTGAAAAATTCAAGCTCTAACAAGAACAGCGGCAACAACAGCCGTCCTTTTCTGTCAACACTTCTTTCTGAAAGTGGATTTGCTCAGAAGAATTACCGCAAGGTCAAACCACATTAA
- the LOC127805039 gene encoding uncharacterized protein LOC127805039 gives MNQNVSALVIGLVGAAITLSAYSQTMISPTQCVGVGLLVLVFGLLVREGLISL, from the coding sequence ATGAATCAGAATGTGAGCGCTCTGGTGATAGGGCTGGTCGGCGCCGCCATCACTTTGTCCGCTTATTCGCAGACTATGATCTCTCCCACTCAATGCGTCGGAGTAGGACTTCTGGTGCTCGTCTTCGGTCTTCTCGTCCGGGAAGGTCTCATCTCTCTCTAG